Genomic window (Chitinophagales bacterium):
TGCAATATGAATAAACTGAATTTGTTTTTTTTCAGACTGACACCATTCCAACAAAAAGCTTTTGGTATCGAAAATCATAGAATCGTAATTGTCAAAATCAAAACTAGTAATTAAAAATTTTTGGGCAATTTGCTTTACAGCATCAATGCCATGGTCTAAATAATAAGCACCAATAAGTGCTTCAAAAGCATTGCCTAAAATATCTGGCGACTGTTTAAATTGGTGTTTTTTTAAGGAACTTCTAAGATGCTGATGCAATTTAAGTTCAAAACCAATAGCATTTAATTTCTTACGGTTTACAAGATTAGACCTAATTTTTGTAAGCAATCCTTCATTTTCTTCTTGTAATAAATGAAAAATAAACTCGGCAATTACCATTCCTAGCACCGCATCACCTAAAAATTCTAGTCGCTCATTTCTTTCACTTGTTTTTCTAGTAAACGAAGAGTGTGTTAATGCTCGTATATATACTTTCTCATCGTGTTTAGGAAAAACGCCAATTTTTTCATAGAGCTTATAGTACTTATAATCTTTATTATAATACGAACGGCTTCTAAAGAATCGCTTTATCCAATTAATCATAAAAATAGTAGTCTACTTAATATTCTTCTTTATTAGAATTGATGCATTATGTCCACCAAATCCAAAATTATTATTAAGTACAAAACTAATATTTTTTGGCTGTAATATATTAAAAGTATAATTTAAATTTTTGTTTAATTTTTCATCTAAATTAAAATGATTTATAGTTGGCGATACTTTTTGCTCTTGTAGCATTAATATAGAAGTAATTAATTCTACAGCACCAGCAGCACCTAATAAGTGTCCGAATATAGATTTTGGAGCAGTAATATTTAAACTTGTAGCCAAATTGCCAAAACATTGTTCTATTGCATTTATTTCTGCTAAATCGCCAAGCATAGTAGAAGTTGCGTGTGCATTTATCACATCAATATCTTTAATTGATATTTTGGCATCGTCGATAGCTGATTGCATTACTTTGCTTACCATTACTCCGTTTTCATCTGGTGCTGTAATGTGATATGCATCTGCATTCATGCCATAACCAACAATTTCTGCAAAAATAGGAGCATTTCTTTGTAGAGCATGTTCTAGCGTTTCTAAAACTAAACAACCTGCACCTTCGCCCATTACAAAACCATCTCTATCTTTATCAAAAGGTCTTGATGCTGTACTTGGATTGTCATTATTGGTAGATAAAGCTCTTAAAGCATTAAAACTTCCTATACCAACTTCATTTATTGCTGCTTCTGAACCACCAGCAATAATAACATCAGCTTTGCCAAGTTGTAAGTAAGTATAGGCATTAATTATACTATAAGCAGATGATGCACAGGCAGCTACAGTTCCGTAGTTTATGCCTTTAAAACCATATTTTATAGCAATATTTCCTGCTACGCTGTCTATAATTTTCTTAGGAACAAAAAAAGGACTAAAGTATGCTGGATTATTGTTGGCTTGGTTAAATTTTATCGTTTCTTCGTAAAAAGTATTTACACCACCAACACCAGAAGCCCAAATTACACCAATTCTATCATTATTTATGTTTGAAGAAGTTAATAGATTAGACATATTAAGTGCTTCATCTGTAGCAATTAAACCATATTGTGCAAATAAGTCTAACTTGTTGATTGTTCTTTTGTCAAAATAGTCTTCGGCATGATAGTTTTTAACTTCACAAGCAATTTGAGTTTTAAATTGACTACAATCAAACTTAGTAATGGGCTTTGCACCACTTATTCCTAGAAATAAATTTTGTTGAAAATCTTTTGTATTGTTACCAATAGGAGTGATAGCACCATAACCAGTTACAACCACTCTTTGCATTGGCATATATTATACTTTTACATTTGCATCAAGATAGTTAATAATATCTTGAACTGTTTTTATTTGGTCGGCTTGTTCATCAGGAATACTAATATTGTATTCTCTTTCAAAAGCCATAATTAACTCAACCATTTCTAAAGAATCTGCTTTTAAATCGTTCTCAAAACTTGCATCTAAGCTTATTTGCTCATCATCTACACCTAATTGTTCTTTTATAATAGCTTTAACTTTTGTTACTGTAGTTGACATGATTATCTTTTAGTGTGCACAAATTTAATACATTTATTTTAATTAGCGTAAATCTAAAATACTGTTTAGTAGAGATATTAATTATACTTAATTTGGTTGCTTATTAGAAATAAAATTGCAATTTTGTGCGAAAGTAATGGCTAAAAAAGAAATTATATTAGCATACGAAGAAGATATTCATCTTTGGGGAATTAATAGCAACCTAGAAGATTATAGGTTGTGTTGGTATATTAATGAAACATTGTACTGGAAAATGAAACGCATTAATGATGTAAATTTCTATAATCCAAAAAGCAAAACAGTACAGTATTACAGTGCGTACAAGTTTGAAAATGAAATAGATTTCTATGATGCAGAGTTAATTCAAAACAAAAGAGCTGGAAATTATTTGCTACCAGAAATGAAAAGTTTTGATTATGTTTTCCTACTTAAAGGAGAATTGGCTTATTTTGATACTGATGCATTTGAACAACAACTTTCTC
Coding sequences:
- a CDS encoding acyl carrier protein translates to MSTTVTKVKAIIKEQLGVDDEQISLDASFENDLKADSLEMVELIMAFEREYNISIPDEQADQIKTVQDIINYLDANVKV
- the rnc gene encoding ribonuclease III, yielding MINWIKRFFRSRSYYNKDYKYYKLYEKIGVFPKHDEKVYIRALTHSSFTRKTSERNERLEFLGDAVLGMVIAEFIFHLLQEENEGLLTKIRSNLVNRKKLNAIGFELKLHQHLRSSLKKHQFKQSPDILGNAFEALIGAYYLDHGIDAVKQIAQKFLITSFDFDNYDSMIFDTKSFLLEWCQSEKKQIQFIHIANDGTIEYFNVDLLIDNEKVCNGNGKSKKDAEFDACKKAIELLNINA
- a CDS encoding IPExxxVDY family protein; the encoded protein is MAKKEIILAYEEDIHLWGINSNLEDYRLCWYINETLYWKMKRINDVNFYNPKSKTVQYYSAYKFENEIDFYDAELIQNKRAGNYLLPEMKSFDYVFLLKGELAYFDTDAFEQQLSQISGIQLVYKVDLDKIKSRKNLLLRHFNEA
- the fabF gene encoding beta-ketoacyl-ACP synthase II; this encodes MPMQRVVVTGYGAITPIGNNTKDFQQNLFLGISGAKPITKFDCSQFKTQIACEVKNYHAEDYFDKRTINKLDLFAQYGLIATDEALNMSNLLTSSNINNDRIGVIWASGVGGVNTFYEETIKFNQANNNPAYFSPFFVPKKIIDSVAGNIAIKYGFKGINYGTVAACASSAYSIINAYTYLQLGKADVIIAGGSEAAINEVGIGSFNALRALSTNNDNPSTASRPFDKDRDGFVMGEGAGCLVLETLEHALQRNAPIFAEIVGYGMNADAYHITAPDENGVMVSKVMQSAIDDAKISIKDIDVINAHATSTMLGDLAEINAIEQCFGNLATSLNITAPKSIFGHLLGAAGAVELITSILMLQEQKVSPTINHFNLDEKLNKNLNYTFNILQPKNISFVLNNNFGFGGHNASILIKKNIK